In the genome of Planctomyces sp. SH-PL62, the window GCCCGGGCGATCGCCATCTCCAGGCGCTCCTTGAGCGCCATGTCGGTCGTGCAGAGGATCATCGAGGTGACCCCGAACTCCTCGACCGTGACGTACGTCCCCCCCGGCCCCCGCTTGTGCTCCAGGACGTCGACCCCCCCGGGGCTGATGTCGAACGCCTCCACCCCTTCGGGCAGGATGGCCCGGACGACCAGGTTGCGGGTGGCGAGCTGATGGGGCTGGTACTGGACGTTGTCGGAGTAGTCCGCGAGCAAGAGCAGGGCGCCCCGGCGGTCGACCGAGATCGCCGCCGCCCGATGCCAGGCCTTGGGCCGGGACTCCGGCTGGAGCCGGACGCGCGTCGTGGGCATCGACCCCGGCGGGGGCAGGTCCGACGGCGGGGGGTCGAAGACGGGGTGGATCGGGATCGGGTCGGCGCTCTTGGCGAGGATCGACTCCACCAGGTCGATCTCCATGTTGAGCAGGGCGGATTCGATGAGCTGGGGGCGGCCGGCTGGGCGGGTTAGGTCGGCGTCGCCCCGGAAGATCAGGCCGCGATAACCGGCCGAGAGGGCCAGGTAGGTCATCAGCCGCAGGTGCTCCGGCGAGGGCCGGGGGACGCCCCAGGCGGGGGGCGGGGCCTCTCCCCAGATGTTCTCCTCGACGATCCTCGGCGCCGAGGCCGGCAGCATCGCCCAGTAGAGCTGGCCGGCGTTGGCCTTGGCGGTCAGCTCCCGGCGCTGGAGGAGGAACCGGTGGAACTCGCTCTGGTCCTGAGCCGCGGCCCAGTGGTTCGTCGGGATCGCGATCGCGTCCAGGTTCGACGGCGCCCGGGCGTAGAGCGGAAGCTCGCCCCGGACCTCGCCCACGGTCAGGCGGGAGAAGGTTGGGGGGAGGGCGTGGATGGCCTGATTCAGCTTGCGGGTCCGGGCCAGCTCCTCGTCGCGGACCTTCCGCTCGCGGTTCCGGCCCAGGTCCTCGCCGAGCATCCAGAAGGCCGTGGAGTCCTTGAAGGGGTAGTCGGTCACCTGCTTGAGCTGGCCCTCGATCCCCTCGCCGGGCTTGGGCCGGGAGAGCCGGGGCATCAGCAGGAAGCCGCGCTCGACGGCCTCGGCCAGGCGGTCGCGATCGGCGTCGTGGCCGTCGATCAGCACGTCGAAGCCGTAGCGGCGAAGCTCGGTGACGTCGGCGCCGGGGGCTTCCACGGCGGTCGGGAACCAGGGCCGCACCCGCTGATCGTCGCCCAGGCGGCTGAGGTAGTTGCGGTCGAGCCGGATCCGGTCGAACTTCCCCCTCGCTCCGTCCTCGGCTACGGCCGCCGGGGCCGCGGCGGGGAGTTCCGGGAGCGCCTCGGGACGGGCCGGCCCGGCGCCGGGGGGGGTCCACGAGGCGACGATCTCGGGCGCGACGGGGCCGACGCTCAGGTTGTCCAGGAAGACCTCCGCGCCTCCCTGGCCCCCCATCAGGTTGACCACCACGCAGTCGATGTAGGCCCCTTCCAGCGGGACCGGCCGGCTCGAAGACGCCCGCAGCACCCGCGCCTGACGCTCGACGGCCGGCGGGATCTGGGACACCTCCAGCCGCTGCCAGCGGTCCACCCGGTCGAAGACCGTGCCTGGGATCAGCACGAACGACGCCGCCCGGCTCTCGGGATCGACGTCCTTCGGGAGCACGACCCGGACGAAGAGCTGCACCCCCGCCCGATTGGCCCGCACGGCCAGCGAGGCCTCCAGGGCGTCGGTCACCGGGACGTTCGGGAGCGGGTAGCTCACGAAGAACTGGCTGCCCGGCTCGGCCTCGAACTGGAACCGCTCGGACAGCCGCCCGTCATTGGCGGCGCGGTCGGAGCGCTCCTGGGCCAACAGGTTGATCGTGGTGTCGGTGTGCTCCCGACGCCAGACCGCCGCCGGGGTCTCGAAACCGTCGTGCAGGACGTTCGGGTCCGCCGCCTCCGGGGCCGACTCGGGGACGTCCGCCGCCTCCTGGGCCGCGACCCCCAGGGCCAGACCCCCGGAACCGACCAGCCCGGCCGCCAGCACCAGGCACCAACCCACGCGCGATCGTCGCCGGCTTCCCATCGGCTCGAGACCTCCCTGTACTCGGGCCACCATCCTCGGATTCCTCGAACCGCGGATCTTATCCGCCCCCCGAAAACCGAGAAGAGCAACCGACCTCCGCCCGCCAGGCTCCCTCCCTCCTGCCTTCGTCCCCCTTCCCCGGTCGCCTCCACCTTTTCCCTCAGCCCCCCGCGCCGCGCCCCCGGGATCGGCTTCGATTGGGTTCGTATTCCGAAGCCAATTCCGACACAAGCCATTTCGGCACAAAGTTTTAGGCCAATCCAAATTGGCTTCGTTCGGACACTCCTCACTTAACGTCCCCGCCTCAAAGAGGATCGGGAGACGGGCATCGGGGGATGGCCGCAACTCGGTGGAGGTCGGCGAGGAGCCTCCCGAAATCGGCTTCGATTGGGTTCGTACTCCCGGCTCAAATCCGCCATATCTCCTTATAAATCCAGACTTTCCGAACCATCAAATTGGCTTCGTTCGACGCTTTTCGACGATCCCCGGCGATCGGTCGAGGGCCGGAGGCCGCCGCGAGGCTCGGCGCGCACCTTCGACGCGGTTCGCTATCTATAGGAAGTCTGCACCCGATCGACGGGGAGCGGAGCGGGAGGGGAGGAAATGCGACGCCGACGGCTTCGGGACCGCCGAACCGACCCGTTTGGATTCCGGGCGGGATCGTCGGTCCCGAGCCATCGAGACGGGCGTCGTCAGGCGGCCCGTCGGCGGGCGAGGGCGAGGACGGCGCCGGCGCCGATCGCGGCCAGGGCGAGCGACGAGGGTTCCGGCACGGCCGCGGCGTAGGCTCGGTCGGCGATCAACTGGTGGACGACGGTCGTCGGATGGACCGAATCCCAGAACAGATAGCCCTGGCCGCCCGTCGCACCGTCGTCGAGTGCCGAGCCGGTCACGTTGGTCAGCCCGAAGGCGGCGGGATCGGCGAGAATCTGCTGGAACGCGAGGTTCACGTCGCTGAAGAACAGGTCGACCCCCGGCAGGGACGCCTGGAGGGCCGCAAGCTTGGCCTCGAGCGTGGCGTTGAACGCCATTGTCAGCAGGTTCAACTGATCGCGCACCGACTGGGGGTAGGCCAGGGTCGCCGGGAGCACGCCCAGGAGCGGCAGGTTGCCCACCAGGAAGTGCGAGCCGCCGGCCGCCGCGAGGGTCGAGATCGCGGCGACGATGTTGTCGGCCACCTGGACGTAGTCGGTCACGCCGTTGTTCAGGAAGTCGTTCGCCCCCGCCCAGACCGAGACGAGCTGATCCGGGGCCAGGGTCCCGCCGCCGAGCACGAACCCGCCGACCTGCGTCAGCAGATTCGGCACGCCCGGCCCGCCGGGCCCCAGGGGATAGCTGTAGCCGTCGCCCGACTGGGCGTATCCCCAGGCGTGGTTCGTCCCGCCGAGCAGGCTCGGCGTCGGCGCCGCGACTCCCAGCTTCGCGGCCAGATGGTCGACCCAGTTCGGCCCGTCGGAATAGCGACCTTCATAATAGTGCTGCGACGACGGCGGGAACCCCGCCGCGGCGTAGGTGTTCCCGGTGTCCGAGAGGCTGTCGCCGAAGACGACGAGCCCCGAATACTGGCCCGCCTCCGCCGCGCCCCCCAGCCCGGCGACGATCATCAGGCAGGCCGCCCACATCGCCGGCCGCACCCGTCCCGCACGCTTCACTTCGTCCATGCTTCCGACTCCTGGTCGTGGCTTCGTGCCGACGGCCTGTCCGGGCCGGCGTAATCCTGGTCGGGCGTCCATCCGGACATCCGCCCGGCCATCCATCCCCCCGCGTCGGAGGTTAGGCATGGGCGGAGGCGACACAGTAATGACATTTCTTCAATTTGAACAGATGGCAACGGAACTCTTGAGAACTTTCTTGAGTCGAGCGGCTGAACCCGGGATCGACGGTCGCGATCTTGATCTGGGCGGCTCGGCGTCGCCGGGGCTACGATGGGAGGTGCGGTCGCCTTGCTTCGGGCGGGCGCGGGATTCCTTCGTTCGTTCAGCCAGGACTTGCGGTCTCGCCATGCACGACGTCGCCCCATCGGATCGCCGAACCGCCGCCCCCGACGCCCGGGAGGCCGCGCTCGCACGTCGGCTCAGGCCGATCGAGGGGAGGCCGGCGGGGACCTTGATGGTCCACGAGATCTACCGCAGCCTCCAGGGCGAGAGCACGTTCGCCGGGCTCCCCTGCGTCTTCGTCCGCCTCACCGCCTGCCACCTGCGCTGCGTGTACTGCGACACGCCCCACGCGTTCAACCAGGGGGAGCCCCTGGAACTGGACGCCGTGGTCGCGGCCGTCGAGGCGCTGGGGGGAGGACTCGTCGAGCTGACCGGCGGCGAGCCGCTGCTCCAGGACGAGGCCTATCCCTTAATGGAGAAGCTGGCCGACCGGGGCTGGACGGTCCTGCTGGAGACCAGCGGCGGCGTCGCCACCGACCGGGTGGACCCGCGCGTCCGGATCATCCTGGACGTGAAGACGCCCGCCTCCGGCGAGGTCGACGCCAACGTCTGGAGCAACCTCGACCGGCTCCGACCGACCGACGAGGTCAAGTTCGTCCTCGGCGACCGCGACGACTTCGACTGGTCCGTCGACGTCATCCGCCGCCACGACCTCGCCCGCCGCTGCCCCATCCTCATGAGCGCCGTCTTCGGCCGCGTCGATCCGACCGAACTGGCGACCTGGATCCTGGAGACCCACCTGCCGATCCGGCTCCAGGTGCAGCTCCACAAGATCCTTTGGGACCCCAGGGCGCGCGGAGTCTGAGGCCGATCCACGCCCTTTTATGGATTTCTCTCGCCCCTCTGGATCGGACCCTCTACAAACTACAAGAGCGGTCGATTGGACCGGACTCTACCCTTCAGGGAACTGCGCCGTCTCGCCCACCTGAACGACATTGCGAGCACATCTCCGGCGTCGGAATTCGGCGATCACATCCGTCGCGAACTCGAAAGGCGGCGTCATGAACGAGGAGATCATGCCGCTCTTGAAAGTGCATGAGTACTTCAAGGGTGCATCCGATGAGGCCCTCGACGAGGTCGTGCGGCTCGGACGGGTCGCGCAGTATCCAGCCGGGAGCATCGTCCACGAGGCGGACGTCGTGCTCACCACGGTGGGCTTCGTCTTACGCGGGCGGCTCAAGGCCGTCCGGGTAGCCGCCAACGGAACTGAGTCGCTGTTCCGCATGATCGAGCGCGGCGAGCAATTCGGGCTGATGGTCGGCGCGCTCGGCGAATCCGTACCGATCCGCGTCATCGCGCTGGAGCCCACGACGGTCCTCAGGCTGGACTACGAAGAGGCGATGGAACTGACGCTCGCCAGGCCGGACCTGCGCCGTCTGTGGCTGAAGACCTACGCGGGGAGCTTGCGAAAGCTCTTCCTGGGCGACGCCCCCAAGCGCTCGGTGACGATGCTGGCGCTGATTCACGATTCGCCCGCCACGCGCCAGACGGCGGAACGGCTCATCCGGCGACTCAGCGACGTCGGCGAGCAGCTCGCCGTGTTGAGCGATTCGGACCAGCGGATGGATTCGCCGAATGTGCGGTTTCGGGCCCTCCGAGAGGACGGCCGAGATCTGACGTCGGAGGAAATACGGGAACAGGTCGCTCGCTGGCAGGACGCCAATCGAATCATCTTCGACGTCCACACCTTCCTGACGCCGGAACGGGCGGCGCGGCTCATGAATCTGGTCGACCGCGCCGTCTTTTTCATCCCGGCGGATGAGGCCGACAGCGCAATCCGCCGCCTGAAGGCGATGGAAGTGCCTGCCCGGGGCTGGCGCGACAAGATCAGTGTCGCCTGGCTGATCAGGGGCGACGGTTCCGTGGTCTCCGCCGTTCCGGACCTCCCCGAGCTTGCCTCCCGCGATTTCAAAATCAAGGAAACGCCGCCGAAACCGCCGATGGGCCGGTCGCTGGCCAACGGGCTGGAGCGGCTGGTGCACGACCTTCGCGGCGTGCGTTTGGGAGTGGCCCTGGGCGGCGGCGCCGCCCGAGGCATGTCGCACCTCGGCGTGCTCAAGGCCCTCGAGGACAGCGGCATCGTCGTCGACATGATCGCCGGCACCAGCGCCGGAGCCATGACCGGCATCATGTACTCCGCCGGCCTGGATCCCGACTACAACGCGAATCAATTCGCCTCGGACCTTCGCCCTTCATGGCTTTTCCGCCGCCTGCCGCAAGGCAATTACTGGTACCTCATACACAAGTATCGTCGCGGGAAATTCGACCCGATGCTTCGCAAGTACCTGCACGACTGGAGACTCGAACAACTTGCCGTCCCCTGTCTGTCCGTCACGGTCGACCTGGTGAGCGGCAACTCGGTCGTTCGCCAACGCGGCGACGCCGTCCATGCGATCCTTGAGAGCATCAACTTGCCCGTCCTCTCCGTACCGATCGTCCGCGACGGCCAGGCGCTGATCGACGGCGGGCTGGTCAACAATATCCCGGCGGATGTGCTGGTTTCGATGGGCTGCAACTTCGTCATCGCCATCAGCGTGACGGCGAAGCTGGAGACTCATTTCTGCGACATCAAACCTGGGCAAGGTATTCAGTCCAGGAACAAGCCGGGCATCGGGCCGACGATCTTGCGCAGCCTGTTGGTTCAGAACCACAGCCTGAACGCCTTCGGTGTTCAGCCGGCGGACGTGGTCATCGAGCCGGACGTGACGGGCGTCGACTCCTCGGAGTTCATGAGGGCGAAGGAACTCGCGGCGATCGGAGAGGCGGCCGCACTCGAACAAATCCCCAAGATCCGGCGGCTGTTGAATCGGCTCGATCCTCAACTCTTCAGGCTGACCGCCGATGCCCATGAGTCCGCACCGGCGTGACCGGCGGTGTCCGGCCGAACTCAGGCCCGGTCGGCGGACCGGCTCGCCCTGGCGGCCGATGCCTCGCGAACGAGGAGAGACGTGCATGCCGTACCGCATCGCCCAACGATTCCTGCTCGGCCTGGTGAGCCTGGCCGGTTGCTTCGCCGTCGGGGCGCCGGAGGCAGGAGCGCAGGACTCCCCACGGCCCCACATCGTCCATATCGTCTCGGACGACCAGGGATGGCGGGACGTGGGGTTCCACGGCTCGCCGGACATCCGGACGCCGAACCTCGACCGGCTCGCCGCCGGCGGGGCGCGGCTTGAACGGTTCTACGTCGCCCCGCTTTGCACCCCGACCCGGGCGGCCCTGCTGACCGGTCGCTACCCCTTCCGCTACGGGCTCCAGTCCTTCGTCATCCCGGCCTCGGGCACGTATGGCCTGGCGACCGACGAATGGCTCTTGCCGCAGGCTCTGAAGGAGGCCGGCTACGACACGGCGATCGTCGGCAAGTGGCACGTCGGCCACGCCGACCCGAAGTTCCGGCCGCACCGGCGCGGCTTCGACCACCAGTACGGCTACTTCGCCAGCGAGATCGACTACTTCACCCACGAGGTGATGGGGGTGCCGGATTGGTGGCGGAACGGCGAGCCGGTCCGGGAGGAGGGGTATTCCACCACCCTCCTGGGTGACGAGGCGGTGCGGATCATCCGGGACCACGACCCGGCCCGGCCGCTCTACCTCTACCTGGCGTTCAATGCGCCCCATACCCCGTACCAGGCGCCCCAGGATGACCTGGATCGGTACGCGGCCATCGCCGACCCGAGCCGCCGCACCTACGCGGCGATGGTCGCCGCCATGGACGACCAGATCGGACGCGTGGTCGAGGCGCTCGACCGGAGCGGGATGCGGGAGCGCACGCTGATCCTCTTCCATAGCGACAACGGCGGGCTCCGGGACCCCAAGATCGCGGGCCAGACCCCGGCGCGGCCCGTGGCCGACAACGGCCCGTTGCGGGGCGGCAAGGGGTCCCTCTACGAGGGGGGTAGCCGGGTCGTGGCCCTGGCGAACTGGCCGGGCCGCATCAAGGCCGGCGGCACGGTCGATGGGCTGATCCACGTCGTCGATTTGTACCCGACCTTCGTGACCCTCGCCGGCGGGAGGCTGGACCGCGGCAAGCCGCTCGACGGTCTGGACGTCTGGGCCACGATCCATCGGGGGGAGCCGTCGCCCCGGACGGAGGTCGTCTACAACATCGAGCCCTCGGCCGCCGGCCTCCGTCGGGGCGACTGGAAGCTCGTCTGGCACCCGGCCCTCCCGCCGACCGCGGAACTCTACAATCTCGCGGAGGACCCGTACGAGACGACCGACCTGGCCGCGAAGCACCCGGATCAGGTGGCCGCCTTGCAGGGACGCGTCATCGAGTTGGCCGCGGAGATGACCCCGCCGCTGTTCACGCCGGCGGCGATCGAGGCGACCTTGAAGCTGCCGCCCGTACTCCCATCGGGCGGGCCGTGACCGCCGAGGGGGCTCAAGGCGTGCACGCAGGCCGGACCGGGTCCGACCTCGAATCCCGGGGCCGCGCGTAAAGACTCGGGCTCACCAGCCGAAGGTGGATCGCAGGCCGATGAAGTGCTGGACCAACATGAGGACCACGACGTATCCGGCGACGCGGACGAGCATGGCCGAGACGTTGCCGGCGATCTGGACGAGATCGCGGCCGGTGGAGACTCGCGAGACGCCGCTCCGCGAGGCGATGATCGCGCCGCCGAGCAGCAAGGCGAGGATGGGGATCGAAACGACCGAAACGGCGATGATCTGCTTGAGGTCCATGCCGATAACGCTCCCGGCCCGAAGGCGCGGCGACTGTTCTGACGAGGTGCATCTTCAACGGATCGCGTCGCGCGTATTAAACGCGAGCCGGAATAATCCGTCGAGCCCAGTTATCTTAGTTCGACCCCGGACCTAAAGCAAATCCGGGACCAAATCCATTCGTCAGGAACGGTCGCAAGGGCTGGGCGAAATGAGATCGGCCTCGGGGAGCCGGAACAGGGCGCGGGCGTTGGCGGTCACGGCGCAGGCCAGCTCGGACTCGTCCATCCCCCGCAGCTCCGCAAGCTTGCGCGCGGTCCAGACGACGTGGGCCGGTTCGTTCCCCAGCCCTCGGAGCGGGTGGGGGGCCAGGTACGGGCTGTCGGTCTCGACCAGCAGGCGATCGAGCGGGACGGCGGCGGCGGCCTCGCGAAGCGCGTCGAGCTTCTTGTTGGCGAAGGTCAGCATGCCGGCGAACGAGATGTGCAGGCCCAAGTCCAGGAACGCCTCGGCCTGCTTCCGGTCGCCGGTGAACGAGTGCAGGACCCCGCGCACCGGGCTTCCCATCGCGGCGAGCTGGGCGGCGACGTCGGCCTCGCACTCGCGGCAGTGGATCACGACCGGGAGGTCGCGCTCGCGGGCCAGGTCGAGATGGCGCTGGAACCAGGCTTGCTGGAGGTCGAACGGGGCGCGGTCCCAGTGGCGGTCGAGCCCGGTCTCCCCCAGGGCGACGACCCGGGGCGCCGAGGCCAGCTCGACGATCCGCTCCCAGTCCCCCTCGACCGCGTCGACCACGTTGTTGGGCTGGAAGCCCACCGCGGCGAAGACCCCGGGTTGCTCGGCGGCGATCGCCACCACGTCGGCGGAATCGGCGGCCGTGGTGGCGATCGCCACGACCTGCACCACCCCGGCCCGCCGCGCGCGGCCGAGGATCTCGCCCAGGTGGGGGCGGAGGCGAGGATCGTCGAGGTGGGCGTGGGTGTCCACCAGGGGGTCGAGCGGCGGCGGGGGCTCGCTACGGCTTCCGGAGGCGCGGGGGGATTCGCTCATGCGTCGCGTCCGCTCCCAGGAGACCCCGGCTCGTCGCGGCCGGGAAGGCGATAGCCCAGCAATTCCAGGCGATAGCCCGTGACCTGGAAACCGCGATCGCGGAGGTCGTCGGCCAGGCCGGGGTCGAGCTGCTCGATCAGCCGGGGGTCGTACTGCGTGGGGAGGTCGTGGATGGTCCCGGTGCGGAGGCAACGGAAATGGTAGTGGCGGTCGCCCCGGGCGTCGTATCGGGCCGGCCCCGCCGCCGACTCGGCGCCCAGGCGGTCCACCGCCCCGACGGCCACCAGCGCCTCAAGCGCCTTATAGACGGTGGCCAGGCTGATCCGCGGGCTCCGGGGCCGCACCGCGCGGAAGACCTCCTCGGCGGTGGGATGGTGATCCATCGCCGCGAGCTGGTCGTAGACCGCCAGCCGCTGGGGCGTGGGGCGCAACCCGGCGGTCTCCAGGGCGCCACGCAGCGCGTCGTGATCGAGGCGGGGATGGGTCATCGAGACTCCGGGGCGGTCCGTGGGGCGGCGGGCCGGCCGACCTCGCCGCGCCGTGGGCCTGGCGCGAACCCGTTGAGATTTCACGTCCCGAGGGTCGAGACGCTTCCATTGTGGGGGCGCTTGACAGAACTGTCAACATGCGGATAGGATGCAGCAGGGCCGGGGCCTTGGGAACCGGTGGATTCTGGCTCGGCCCACGCGGGGTTGGGATCGTCCCTGCGCCTTCGCTCGGCTCGTGCGGCCGGCGGACGCGGAGGGGGACGACCCAGGAGGCGCTGCCCGCTCAGATGGTATCGCGGCATCAACCCGAGCCCCGCCCGTCCCCGGGCGAGGCCCGGCTTCGTCGGGGCGGCCGAGCCGACCCGACCGACGCCGGATCCGCCGCGCCGCCGTCGAGTGAACCTCATAAGCACGCCTCGGAGGGTAGGAATGAGCGTCGATCTGGTCCGCATCGTCGATAGCATCCATCGGGACAAGAACATCTCCAAGGAGATCTTGTTCGACGGGATCCAGTCGGCGCTCGCCACCGCGGCGCGGAAGCACTACCCGGACGCCGGCGACATCGAGGTCCGCATCGACCGCGACAGCGGGGCCATCGAGGCCACCAAGGACGGCGTCCGGATGGACCCCGCCGAGCTGGGCCGGATCTCCGCCCAGACCGCCAAGCAGGTCATCATCCAGAAGATCCGCGAGGCCGAGCGCGACAGCCTGTTCGACGAGTTCGAGGACCAGCGCGGCGACCTGATGACGGGGACCGTCCAGCGGTTCGAAGGCGGCGCGGTCATCGTCAACCTGGGCAAGACCGACGCCATCCTCCCCCGCGGCGAGCAGATCCCCGGCGAGAGCTACCACCCCAGCGAGCGGATCCGGGCCATCATCCTGGACGTCCGCAAGGTGGGCCAGCGGGTCAAGATCATCCTCAGCCGCACCCACCCCGACTTCGTCCGCCGGCTGTTCGAGCTGGAGATCCCCGAGATCGCCGACTCGACCATCGCCATCCGCGCCCTGGCCCGCGAGGCCGGCTACCGCTCCAAGGTGGCCGTGACCTCGATCGACGCCAAGATCGACGCCGTCGGCGCCTGCGTCGGCGTCCGGGGGACCCGGATCAAGAACATCGTCGACGAGCTGGGGGGCGAGCGGATCGACATCGTCCGCTGGAACGAGTCGCTCC includes:
- a CDS encoding TatD family hydrolase, giving the protein MSESPRASGSRSEPPPPLDPLVDTHAHLDDPRLRPHLGEILGRARRAGVVQVVAIATTAADSADVVAIAAEQPGVFAAVGFQPNNVVDAVEGDWERIVELASAPRVVALGETGLDRHWDRAPFDLQQAWFQRHLDLARERDLPVVIHCRECEADVAAQLAAMGSPVRGVLHSFTGDRKQAEAFLDLGLHISFAGMLTFANKKLDALREAAAAVPLDRLLVETDSPYLAPHPLRGLGNEPAHVVWTARKLAELRGMDESELACAVTANARALFRLPEADLISPSPCDRS
- a CDS encoding Fur family transcriptional regulator, which codes for MTHPRLDHDALRGALETAGLRPTPQRLAVYDQLAAMDHHPTAEEVFRAVRPRSPRISLATVYKALEALVAVGAVDRLGAESAAGPARYDARGDRHYHFRCLRTGTIHDLPTQYDPRLIEQLDPGLADDLRDRGFQVTGYRLELLGYRLPGRDEPGSPGSGRDA
- a CDS encoding SGNH/GDSL hydrolase family protein; amino-acid sequence: MDEVKRAGRVRPAMWAACLMIVAGLGGAAEAGQYSGLVVFGDSLSDTGNTYAAAGFPPSSQHYYEGRYSDGPNWVDHLAAKLGVAAPTPSLLGGTNHAWGYAQSGDGYSYPLGPGGPGVPNLLTQVGGFVLGGGTLAPDQLVSVWAGANDFLNNGVTDYVQVADNIVAAISTLAAAGGSHFLVGNLPLLGVLPATLAYPQSVRDQLNLLTMAFNATLEAKLAALQASLPGVDLFFSDVNLAFQQILADPAAFGLTNVTGSALDDGATGGQGYLFWDSVHPTTVVHQLIADRAYAAAVPEPSSLALAAIGAGAVLALARRRAA
- a CDS encoding arylsulfatase B — protein: MPYRIAQRFLLGLVSLAGCFAVGAPEAGAQDSPRPHIVHIVSDDQGWRDVGFHGSPDIRTPNLDRLAAGGARLERFYVAPLCTPTRAALLTGRYPFRYGLQSFVIPASGTYGLATDEWLLPQALKEAGYDTAIVGKWHVGHADPKFRPHRRGFDHQYGYFASEIDYFTHEVMGVPDWWRNGEPVREEGYSTTLLGDEAVRIIRDHDPARPLYLYLAFNAPHTPYQAPQDDLDRYAAIADPSRRTYAAMVAAMDDQIGRVVEALDRSGMRERTLILFHSDNGGLRDPKIAGQTPARPVADNGPLRGGKGSLYEGGSRVVALANWPGRIKAGGTVDGLIHVVDLYPTFVTLAGGRLDRGKPLDGLDVWATIHRGEPSPRTEVVYNIEPSAAGLRRGDWKLVWHPALPPTAELYNLAEDPYETTDLAAKHPDQVAALQGRVIELAAEMTPPLFTPAAIEATLKLPPVLPSGGP
- a CDS encoding patatin-like phospholipase family protein — its product is MNEEIMPLLKVHEYFKGASDEALDEVVRLGRVAQYPAGSIVHEADVVLTTVGFVLRGRLKAVRVAANGTESLFRMIERGEQFGLMVGALGESVPIRVIALEPTTVLRLDYEEAMELTLARPDLRRLWLKTYAGSLRKLFLGDAPKRSVTMLALIHDSPATRQTAERLIRRLSDVGEQLAVLSDSDQRMDSPNVRFRALREDGRDLTSEEIREQVARWQDANRIIFDVHTFLTPERAARLMNLVDRAVFFIPADEADSAIRRLKAMEVPARGWRDKISVAWLIRGDGSVVSAVPDLPELASRDFKIKETPPKPPMGRSLANGLERLVHDLRGVRLGVALGGGAARGMSHLGVLKALEDSGIVVDMIAGTSAGAMTGIMYSAGLDPDYNANQFASDLRPSWLFRRLPQGNYWYLIHKYRRGKFDPMLRKYLHDWRLEQLAVPCLSVTVDLVSGNSVVRQRGDAVHAILESINLPVLSVPIVRDGQALIDGGLVNNIPADVLVSMGCNFVIAISVTAKLETHFCDIKPGQGIQSRNKPGIGPTILRSLLVQNHSLNAFGVQPADVVIEPDVTGVDSSEFMRAKELAAIGEAAALEQIPKIRRLLNRLDPQLFRLTADAHESAPA
- a CDS encoding radical SAM protein, which codes for MHDVAPSDRRTAAPDAREAALARRLRPIEGRPAGTLMVHEIYRSLQGESTFAGLPCVFVRLTACHLRCVYCDTPHAFNQGEPLELDAVVAAVEALGGGLVELTGGEPLLQDEAYPLMEKLADRGWTVLLETSGGVATDRVDPRVRIILDVKTPASGEVDANVWSNLDRLRPTDEVKFVLGDRDDFDWSVDVIRRHDLARRCPILMSAVFGRVDPTELATWILETHLPIRLQVQLHKILWDPRARGV